A portion of the Aphelocoma coerulescens isolate FSJ_1873_10779 chromosome 1, UR_Acoe_1.0, whole genome shotgun sequence genome contains these proteins:
- the LOC138117470 gene encoding LOW QUALITY PROTEIN: OX-2 membrane glycoprotein-like (The sequence of the model RefSeq protein was modified relative to this genomic sequence to represent the inferred CDS: deleted 2 bases in 1 codon) produces the protein MAFPGAQLHGGNVPRVRAKHIKKGKWHSVDQLLVSEHTAKMMMVICLLLSSIWTVAPASVQVMNRKVQSVQAGGNVTFSCRSVTKEDVIQVTWQKETDGAEDNIATYSTMNGQKIAKAYVSHVSFAHSELQASAISLHGVTLQDEGCYKCIFNTFPSGAVTGRMCLKVYAISDPKVETKLILSPDKAEDSEKMVAMSCSATGKPAPKITWHLPSILQQKPREYHIKFSNQTVTVISNFTHTHSKILQEYPITCVIQHPSLNVTLVLPTDSLEPGPDSSMAPAIAIAVGVLVPLTSLLLLTCLLYPCLRHLHGPEGNPAWPCWVGLPFLRVLPGSPPQVMGLSTVTWLCPATPGLPAHCPSQAEPGLEMDTGISPQPDSWEAET, from the exons ATGGCCTTTCCTGGAGCTCAG CTGCATGGAGGGAATGTCCCGAGAGTAAGAGCAAAGCATATAAAAAAGGGGAAGTGGCACTCAGTGGATCAGTTGCTCGTCTCA GAGCACACAGCTAAGATGATGATGGTCATTtgcctgctcctctccagcatCTGGACCGTTGCTCCAG cctcTGTGCAGGTGATGAACAGAAAGGTCCAGtcagtccaggcaggaggaaaTGTTACATTTTCATGCCGGTCAGTCACGAAAGAAGATGTGATACAGGTGACCTGGCAGAAGGAGACAGATGGGGCTGAAGACAACATAGCAACTTACAGTACGATGAACGGCCAAAAGATAGCCAAGGCCTATGTCAGCCATGTGAGCTTTGCCCACAGCGAGTTACAAGCCTCGGCCATCTCCCTTCATGGAGTCACCCTCCAAGATGAAGGATGCTACAAATGCATCTTCAACACATTTCCCTCGGGGGCTGTCACCGGCAGGATGTGTCTCAAGGTTTATG CCATCTCAGACCCCAAAGTGGAAACTAAGCTTATACTCAGTCCAGACAAAGCTGAGGACTCTGAAAAAATGGTGGCGATGAGCTGCTCAGCAACAGGGAAACCAGCTCCAAAAATAACCTGGCACCTtcccagcatcctgcagcagaaaCCAAGGGAGTACCACATAAAGTTCAGCAACCAGACTGTGACTGTCATCAGCAATTTTACCCACACCCACTCCAAAATCCTTCAGGAGTACCCCATCACCTGTGTGATCCAACACCCTTCTCTAAATGTGACCCTGGTCCTGCCCACAGACAGCCTGGAGCCAG GTCCAGACAGCAGCATGGCACCGGCCATTGCCATTGCAGTGGGCGTCCTGGTCCCCCTGACCTCCCTTCTCCTTCTCACCTGCCTTCTCTACCCCTGCCTCAGGCACCTACATGGCCCAGAAGGAAACCCAGCCTGGCCATGCTGGGTAGGTCTGCCTTTCCTCAGGGTGCTGCCAGGGTCACCCCCACAGGTCATGGGGCTCAGTACTGTGACCTGGCTCTGCCCAGCCACACCAGGGCTGCCTGCACACTGCCCAAGCCAGGCTGAACCTGGGCTGGAGATGGACACAGGAATTAGCCCCCAACCAGACAGCTGGGAAGCAGAAACCTGA